A stretch of DNA from Aerosakkonema funiforme FACHB-1375:
AAATAAAGTCAGAAACCCGGTTTCCTGAAGAAACCGGGTTTTTAAGTAACCCAAGTTGCTAGTTATAAGATTAGTCTTATTCTTTGTACGTAGTTGGGCTTTAGCCCTCGGATGAAACCTGGCATAAGAGGGCTAAAGCCCAACTACGTACCTTTATGTAAATAACTAGCAACTTGCGTTAAGTCTACAAAAATAGGATGAGCAATACCCATCCTATTTGCTACGCTGCTATCAGTTGAGGTTGATTTTTCAGAGAAGGAATGCGCCTGCCAACTGCTTCTGCTACTGGTCTTAAATTGTGAACTAATTGCACCATATCTTCTAAAGAAAGTGCTTGACGTGCATCGGAAACTGACTTTTCCGGTTCTGGGTGACATTCGATAATCAGTCCATCTGCGCCGCAAGCAATGGCAGCTTTTGCTAAAGGTGCGACTAATTCGCGTTTGCCTACTGCGTGGGATGGGTCTACAATTACTGGCAGGTGAGTTAGTTGTTTGAGGGCGGCGACTGCACCTAAATCTAAGACGTTGCGAGTATAGTTATCGAAACTGCGGATACCGCGTTCGCACAACACGACATCGGGATTTCCGTGACTTAAAATATATTCAGCTGCCATGAGGAATTCTTCTATAGTTGCTGCTAAACCGCGTTTTAGTAATATTGGTTTGCCTGCTTGTCCTAATGCTTTGAGTAAGTCGAAGTTTTGCATATTGCGACTGCCTACTTGCAACATATCGGCGTAAGCAGCTATGGTTTCTATCTGAGAAATTGCCATTACTTCGGTAACTACTGGTAAATTGTGGCGCTGACTAACTTTTGCTAAAATTTCCAAACCTTCCACTCCTAAACCTTGGAAAGCGTAGGGGGAAGTGCGCGGTTTGTAAACGCCACCCCGTAATGCTTGCACTGGTGCGATGGATAGGTGACTGGCGACTTGTTCCATCTGGGACATACTTTCGACGGTACAAGGCCCACCGATAATTACTAAGTCTTTGCCGCCGATTTTGACGTTATCGGAAATTTGGATAACTGTTTGCTGGTCAGGTTCTGTTTGTGCGTGTAACATTTGAGTTTCTCCTTGAAAAAAGTGTGGTTAACAAAAAACCCGGAACCGTTTTACAGTTCCGGGTGGCGGTGCGTTGGCACGACTTTATTTACCCGGAACTGTTTCTGGGCCAAAAATAAAAGCCGTAAAACCAACTGGAAAGAAATGCTGTCATGGTACTTGAGATGTCCTTAAAAAAACAAAAACCGCAGATTTTGTTCTGCGGTTCACCGGCTCGTTTCCAATGCGTAGATTGGATCACTCCCAGTGAACCGCTTTACGCCAATAATAAAAGTAATAAGAGCCGATGTACATGATTTGGGTGGAAATATTGGTTTGAGGTATATGTCTTGATGTAAAAACCATAACAGAGTGAGTGGCTTCGCGTCAAGACTAAATTGAGAAAATAATTCGATCGACTGAGTATTTGTAGTGAGGACTTCTGTCCTGTTCCCTGATGGATCGATCGCACATTTAACTCTGAAACACTCTGTAATTTCCCCACTCGGCTTCTATTCAAAGCAAAAAGCGATCGCCTTTTCAGAGGGAGAAACGGATGTGTACGCTCCGCTTCTCCCTATTGGCCATCGACAAGGAACCACGAACGACCAGAGCCAAAAAAGTCAATCTCTGGCTGCGCCAAGTCTAAATCTCCTTATTTGCAAGTGCTATTGCAAACGGGACGATGAACGGGACGACGAACCGGACGAACGCGAACTGGCCGCTTCTGACCTGTTCTGACTGGCTGAACCGTCGGGTTTGAAGCGTTAGCTGACTGATTGGAATTTTGATTGACTGAATTGCCCTTACCGCTGACATTAGCTTGTTGGGTGCTTGTCTGAACAACAGCGCTATCGCCACCACTGGGTTGACAGCAAGGGTTAGCCGTAGCTTTAGCGGCAAAGGGAAGTATTCCCGCCGTACTAACCGTCAAAATACCCAGGATGTAAGTTTTTTTGAGCATTGTACCAAAGTTGGCGATCGCGTTCGTCGAGTTGGTGCTAGCCATGTCAGTTTCTCCCTGTCTAACTAATTACTGTTTGTGAAGGTATCTCAAATTTAGGTTTCGGCTTCCGGAACGCTCCATTAGCCTCTGTAACTATTAAAGCTACCTCTGAAATGCTCGTCAATAGTTTTTACAAAACTTCATATATCTAGGGATTAGGGACTAGGGGTTAGGGGTTAGGGAAGAGGGAAGAGGGAAGAGGGAAGAGGGAGTAGAAGTTGGAGTAACATTAAGGCTGAAAAAGGGTAGGTGGAAAGGGCGAGCCGGAAAGCCCCTCTCCTTGCAGGGGAAGGGTTGGGGAGGAGTCTAGCGCATCCCATATAATAGATGCAGCTTGGTATTTTTTTTGACAAAATCAAAAACTGTATGACTGGAGAGCCTGGGATTAAAGTCGAAAAGCCTGTTTCCAAATTTTAAAAGTAATCTGGTTAACCTGTGGAAATACATCGAATTTGCGATTGAGAGAGATTCTAACTGCAACTGTACCGGATGCTTTGGAGCTTTTGCGATCGGGTGAAAAGTTGGTGGAAATCAGTGGTAGTTGAGAACAGTCTAAACTCACAGCCTTGGCGAAGCGTATCTGTTAGCGCGATCCTCTTCACTTACCCTTCCTAAGTATTCGATCGGTCGGTCAAGTAAATTAGCTGTAATGTTGTGCTATGAAATTCTCTAATATCATCCCAGAGAAAGGCAAAACCAGATGCAGTTTTTTGATAAATTACTTTATGCGATCGAGCGCAACCAAAGCTTACTCTACGTCGGACTCGACCCAGACCTAGACGAAGTGGTAATTGGCGAGGGTGAGGATTTATCCCAACTTTGGGAATGGCTGGATACCATCATCGCACAAACATCAGATTTAGTTTGTGCTTATAAGCCGATTCTCGGATTCTACCAAGCTTTGGGCGCACCCGGACTGAAACTGCTGGAACAAACATTGCAGCGCATTCCCAAACATATCCCCATTATCCTGGATGCCAAACACAGCGATATCTATACCAGCACGGTGTTTGCCAAGACTGCCTTTGAACGATGGGGTGTGGATGCCGTTACCGTAAATACCTACGCCGGATGGGATCACGTCGCGCCTTTTTTACTTTATCCGGGTAAAGCAGTGTTCGTGCTGTGCGCTAACGCGAATCCCAGCGCGGCGGCGTTGCAGGAATTCCCGACGCCGAGTCAACCTTTTTACCTGCATTTGATCGATGAAGCGAAAAACTGGGGAACGCCGGAACAGTTGGGGTTGAAAGTGGGTGGTACTCCGGAAATTTTAGCGCGTATCCGGGCTGCTGCACCAGAACGGCTAATTTTGTTACAGGAAGATTATACAGGCGATCGCGATTTAAATGCTATTTTAGCAGCAGGTTTGGATAAGCAGGGAGAAGGATTGCTGCTACCAGTACCTCCTAATATTATCGAAGAACCCGGACACGATATCGCCGCCGCCGTTCGCGATTTAAGGGATAAAGTCAATGAAGAAAGAATGCGAATCGTGCAGGCAAATCCCACTTGCGATGTTTGGTTGCCGAATGTTTGTTCGTTGCAATCCGAACCGCATCGCGATTTAATTTTACAGCTTTACGATATCGGCTGCATTATTTTTGGCGAACACAAGCAAGCATCGGGGGCGATTTTTCCTTATTATATCGATTTACGGAAAATCATATCGCAGCCGCAGATATTTCACCAAGTCTTGACTGCTTACGCGGGGATATTGAAAGGTTTGGAATTTGACAGAATTGCGGGAATTCCTTATGGTTCTTTACCGACGGCGACGGGTTTATCTTTGCGGTTGGAACGTCCGATGGTGTTTCCCCGCAAAGAGGTGAAAGCACACGGTACTCAAAAAGTAATTGAGGGGAATTTTCAACCAGGTGAAACTGTTGTAGTAGTGGATGATATTTTGATTAGTGGAAAAAGTGCGATCGAAGGTGCGGGTAAGCTGCAATCTGTAGGATTGAAGGTGGAAGATATTGTGGTGTTTATCGACCACGAAAAAGGTGTGAAGGATAGGTTGAAGGAACAAGGTTTTCGCGCTCATTCCGCTTTGACGATAACGGAAATTGCCGAAACTCTCTATAATGCCGGTCGAGTTGATGAGGAACAGTTTAAGCTTTTAATGTGGGAACATTAGGATGTTGGCTGAGAATTTCGGTTTGTTTTTTTACCGCAGATGTAGACAGATGAACGCAGATTAACGCAGATGTAGATGTAGATTCCTCGTTTCCTCGTTACCAGGCTCTGCCTGGTAACGAAAATACTAAGGCTCTGTCTTGTCTATTTACAAATTATCTGTATGACTCGATTTATCCACGATCAATTTGCTAAAGATTATCTGGAACAATTACTATCACCTTATGGTGAAGTCCAAGCACCTCGTCGCGTCTCAGGCGAAGTCAGGCAAATCGATGTTTGGTTTGCACCAAATTCGCCGCAATCAGCAAATGCTTCCGAAATATTAGGATTATTAGGTCGATTGGCAGCTACTCCTTCTATTTTTGAACCATTTCGCAATCCTGCCACGCCAAATGAAATTTCCGATTGCTTGTTAAAATTATGGGAAATTCGAGGGGAATTACAACGAGAAGCAAATCGCAATAATACCAATATCGCAGAATCCGCCTTACCGAAATTATGGATACTCACGCCTACGGAATCAGCGGGTATTTTGTCTGGGTTTGGCGCTATAATAAACGATAACTGGTTGCCTGGAATTTACTTGATGCCGGAGTATCTCAGAACTGGCATTGTAGTAATTCACCAGTTACCTCGTACTCCTGAAACTCTCTGGTTAAGGATTTTGGGTAAAGGTAACGTCCAAAAGCAGGCAATTGATGAAATCGTCGCCCTGTCAGCAGATAACCCTTTACGTTCCAACGCCGTCAAGCTGCTGTATAACTTACGGAAAAACTTGCAAATTAATGACATTCCAGATGAAGAGGATAGGGAGTTAATTATGAGATTAGCACCACTTTACGAACAAGACCGCGAACGAGCTATCCAAGAAGGTATTCAGCAGGGTATTCAGCAGGGTATTCAGGCAGAAAGGCGTCAGATAGTAGAAAATTTGCTGCAAGTTCGATTTGGGTTATTGGACGAACAGCTAGCGGCAATTATCCCCCTCATATTGACTTTGCCGCCAGCAGAATTTACTCCCATGTTATTGCAATTATCCCGTGCAGAATTATTGGCTAGGTTTGCCGAACAAAACTAAGGCTTTGTTTCGACTATTGTCAGGTGCGTTACACTGCGTTAACGCACCCTACAACAATGACTAATGACAAATTACTAATTCCAAATATTTCGCCAAAAAGGTTGGGATTGATTTTGAGTTACGGGAAGCTTTTTGCGAATATCATTGATATTCCATCCAGTTAGCTTAGCTAAAGTTTGTGCTTCCTGTTCAAATCTTTGACCTAAAGATTTTTTGTATTGTTGACCTGCTTCACATCTGGCATCACCTTCAAAGGGATAGCGCAGAATATATCGTCCCTGGAATGTTTGGCGGTTTGCGGTTTCTTGGAACATCAAATCTTCGGGAAACTTATCGCGGGTATAGCGCACATGAAGGCGGGTAATAAAAACATTATTACCTCTGGCGGGAGTAAGCCAAAAAACACCAGCTTGTTTCAGTTCTTCTTGATTTAACGGTTCTGCCGAACAAGGGTCGCAGTTACTCATATCCCAGGCATATTCCATAAATGCTACTTTTTTGTCTTCTTGAGTGTAAGCTGTAGCAAACATGGCTTTGTAAAAATCGCCAAATTCTTTCTTGACAAAGACAGGAATTTCTGCATCTGATGGCACTTTGACTGTGCGGTAATTGGTAACTTCAGCTTGTCCTTTCGGCGATAAGATATACACAATTAAATCTTGCTCTGCGGTAGCGTTTACCATACCCAGACGAATCGGTAGCATAAATCTGGGCGATTCGTAGGCTATTTGTAGCGGTCGCAAATATTGATAACCGGATTTTTGAAATTCGGCGAGGTTGACTTTAGCAACGAAGAATTTCATGTTTTGCCGGATATAAGGTTGCAATAGTTGACTTGCACCCGCAGGAATTTTATAGCCGTTGCGGTTTAGCCAAGTTTGCAAACCATTTGATTCTGTAGCGCTTAAAATTAAAATGTCGTATTCTCCGACGCTGAAGCGAGATTCGACGGTGACACCAAAGGCGTTATCCTCATCCCTAGCCCTTCTTAATCGGGCTGCGTTCATTACTGCCCCTCCTCTTGTTACACCGCCTTCCGTCTCATAAACTGCACAAGGGTCTGGGTCGAAATATTCTACCAGTCGAGGCGCACTAAAAGCATCTAAACGTTCGATAATTTTGGGGTCGCCAACGCGCACTTGTTCTTGTTGTAAAACTACAGGAACGGGGACGACTAAGGCAAAGTCTTTGGCATTTCCTTGATAGTCGTTTGCCATTGTTAAAATAGTGTTGCTAGCATCGCGGGCGATGATTACTTGGGAAGCTTTGTTGTAAAGTTTGCTGTCTGCTTTGGCGACATAAAAACCGCAAAATGCCCAGGCTGTAGGGGCAAAGCAAATGACAGCTAGTAATGTTATAAGTGAAGTTATCAAAATACGAAATAGCTTCATAGTAAGTTCCTTTTTTTCAGTTACCCTTGGTAAGGTGGGCAGCGCCCACCCTACAATCCTATGTTGTTAATTGCTGTCTGCGGCTGAAGGATAAATTACTTTTGACAAATGACCAGGAAAATTTGGGTGCTGTCCAAAGGTAATCTAGAATAATTGTTAAGGGTGCAAGCGCAAACAATGCCCAAAATACTGCTGTGGAAAGGAAGAAGTAATTACGGAGGATAAAGGTTAGGAGGGCGATGCTGGCTGCCCATAACAAACGACTTATTTTGGCATTGGGAATTGAGCGGGGGTCGGTAATCATAAATAGGGCAAACAGTAATAATGACCCGCTCATTAACTTGTGGAAATATACGTCCCAAGTCCAACCGAGCCAAAGGTTGCGAATGGCTTCTAGTAAGGCGTAGGAACCTAAAAAAGCGGCGGTGGTGTCCCATCGCCCGACTCGTTTTAATATCATGCCGCCGGTGCCTAAAAATAAAAGTGCATACCACCAATCTTCTCCCCATTGTCCGGGTGAAACCCAGGCGTCTTTGGTGAAGGTGATAGCTGCAATGATGCCGAAGTTGGCGGGGTTAAAAAAATGCTTGTGATGGATTTGAAAAATAAATTTACTTAAGATTGCCAGGGATGCGGCGAGAATCATTGTGCTGTAATGTTCGGTTCGCAGTAAGAGAGAAAGGCTTAATGCGGTGATGGCGGCGCTGCGAAGTGAGGTCGATTTTTGGGGGTTGATTAAATTGAGGTTGGGTTGATGGGGGTAATTGTCCGATCGCTTCAGCAGATTTGCGATATTCTGTTTAAGGTGCGGGGCGATGGATGTGGCACGCTCTGCTAGCCATTGGGTTACCAGGCAGGTGACGATCGCAACTACAATTAACTCAGGCCGCAGTGTCCAGTCCCTTGTCCCAATGCCCAAGATGAGGAACAGGGATAAAAACAAAATTTGATAGTCTCGGATATCTTTTAGCAGCATTGCGCGTATCGGTAAAATTGCTTTGTTCTCAATTTAGATAACCCGAAGACCAAAATAGTTGCTGTGCAACAAAATTGTTACAGTTGTCACCAGTCAGTAGTCAGCAGTCAGTAGAAAAGAACAACTGACTGACTACTGACAATTCACAGCTAGACAACTCACCAAACTTCAGCCAGCTTTTTGAGAAAATGCGGCGTTTCGATGTGCTGCTGCTGTAACGAAGGTGCGGAAAATTTGCTGCTGGCGGGTGTCTTGGAGGGAGAGTTCTGGATGCCATTGCAGCGCTAGAGCCCACGGATGATGTTGATGTTCTAATGCTTCGATGACGCCATCAGATGCTTGGGCGGTAAGACGCCAGCTTGGTGGGATGGTGCTAGCTGCTTGATGGTGCCAAGAGACAATTTTTGCTTCTCCTGGGCCAATAATTGTGGCAAGGCGGCTATTTGGGGTAATTTGAACGTTATGCTCGCACGGACTCGCTTGTTCGGCACGGTGGACTGTGGTTTCGCCAAATTCATCGGGCAAATGGGTTACCAATTTACCGCCACTGGCGACTACCAGTATTTCTAAACCGCGACAGATGCCTAAGATGGGAATATCTGTTTCCAGAGCGAGTTGGGCTAGGGATAGCTCGAAGCGATCGCGCTCTGCGTCCACGTTATATATGCTAGGATGGGCTGCGCCGTTATAGGCGGCTGGGTCAATATCGCCCCCGCCTGAGAAGACAATCCCATCTACCCATTCCAGGATAGTAGCGAGGTTGGCTTCCCCTGGGGTTAGCAGCATGGGTAAACCACCAGCGAGGCGCACTGCGTCTACATATTCGCGCCGCACACAAAAGCTGGCAGTTTGACGTTGACTGGAGGTAGTGATGCCGATGAGCGGTGGATGAAATTTCATGCGATCGTCTCAGTTTATGATATTGGGCGGGCAACTAAATACTCAGCCCTGAAGATATTATTCCCCGCTCATGGAATATCTATATAGCTGGAGTCGATTTTAGATTAACGATCGTGGCCAGTTTGTATCCGCAGATACTTAGGCTATAAAAAAATGAAATTTCCCATTCTTCGGGGTTTAGCATCCGAATTCAGGCAAAATAAACTAAATTTTGACAAATGCACTTGCTGAATAGATTCCACTATCACTCAAAATAGAAGGAATGACTGAAGCAAAAATTTGCCTCAGTTTGACGCGCACAACTGCTGATGACCCAGGATTAGAAACATATCAATCCCTATGCTCAAACTCATCACTTTGCTGATTGCCAGTACGATGACTGTGATGGCTGGTGCGACAATTTCACCAGCTTTGCCCCAAATGCAGGAATTTTTTAACAACGAACCCAATTCAGAATTTTGGGTTAAACTTCTCTTGACTCTGCCTGGATTGTTCACAGGTTTGGGTGCCCCTTTTGCGGGCGCAATTATTGACCGATTTGGACGCAAACCTTTGTTAATGGCGGCGATATTTTTATATGGCATAGCTGGCGGTACTGGTTGTGTCCTCAGTTCTCTGACTGGGTTGTTAATTGGAAGAGCTTTTTTGGGTTTGGCAGTTGCTGCAATTATGACGACTTGCGTCACCCTAATTGCTGATTACTATCAGGGGCCGCAACGCAATCAAATTATGGGTACGCAAGCGGCTTTCATGGGCTATGGTGGAGTGGCTTTCCTGTTATTGGGAGGCTTTTTGGCAGGTCTAAGTTGGCGGGGGCCATTCTTTATTTACCTTTCTGCTTTTATCATTTTACCTCTGGTTATATTCAGCATTACCGAGCCGGAAAAAACAGCAGGACATACATCGAATTTGGCTGAGGATTCCGATACTGAGTTGCCCATTAAAACGCTTGTACCGATTTACTTGCTGACTTTTTTGACGATGGTCGTTTTCTACATGATTCCGGTACAAATTCCATTTTATTTGCGGAATTTTCAAGTCAGCAGCGCTCAAGTAGGGATGGCAATAGCTGCTTCTACTCTCGCTAGTGCAACGATGTCGTTGTTCTATAAAACTATTAAGGCACGTCTCAGTTTTCAAATGATTCTCGTGTGTTTGTACCCCCTGATAGGTTTGGGGTATATCTCAGTTTCATTTGCTAATAGTTACGCTTTCGCAGTTCTCGGTTTAATTGTTGCCGGTTTGGGATTGGGTTTGATGCTTCCCAATATGAATGTTTGGCTGAATGCGATCGCACCTGTTGCCGCTAGGGGAAGATTGCTGGGAGGTTTGACAACTTCTATGTTTTTGGGGCAATTCTTTTCTCCTATTATTATTCAGCCAATTGCCCAACAAATTAAACTTGGCCCTACTTTTGCTCTCGTAGGAGGTGTAATGTTGGCTTTGGCAGCAACGATCGCAGCTGTGTCGTTTGTAAATAGACCCGCCCGTACTGCCTGAGATCGAGTCTTCCATTTGCGTAGGGTGGGCATTGCCCACCTTACTTGTTTACCATCGGGTATTAGGCATTAAAAGACTAAAAACCGGGTTTGTTTAATTATGAATTTAGCAGTGCAGGATACTGCCAAATGGAAAATTTGCTTGCTAAGATATTAGTTTATTTACCCTTACGAGTTAAAAATACCGACCGGGTAATTTATGGATAACCAAAAACCAGTATCTAAGCACAAGCATATTGTTCTGACTTCCCATCCCCATAGATCCGCTCAAAAACCGGCAATACATTGGGGAAAAAGCGACCCGATCGAACGGGGGCCGATTATTGGTACGCTAACTAATGCCAATCAGCGCAATGCGATCGGCACTCACTCCGGATCTTACGCTGTCTATCGCGCACTGGCGATCGCATCCGGCGCACTTCAAGCAAATCACCGTCCGGACTTGACAAATACCTCTCCCGTTGTTCGCATTGGGCCGCATCCCAGTTGGGCCGATCCCGATCGCATTATCTCTCTCGATCCTTTTGGTGCCATTGTCGGTGAAGTTTACACCCAATTTTACGAACAGGGTTACGATATTCGCCCCACAATTGCCGTCACCAAAGCTCACATCAATATGCCCGAATTGTTAGATGAAGTAGCCAAAGGTGAATTGCAAATTGATGGTAAAATTCTCAAAAGTAATGGTAATTTGGTAGTAACTAAAGTTGCGATAGATCCGGTTTGGTATCTACCGGGAATTGCTCAGCGACTTCAAGTTAAGGAAAGCGATTTACGGCGCATTCTTTTTCAACAAACGGGTGGTATGTTCCCAGAGTTGGTGACTCGTCCGGATTTGCACGTTTTCTTACCTCCAATTGGGGGAATTACGGTTTATGTAATCGGAGATGTCGAGGCAATTACAGATCCGAATCGACTGCTGGCGGTGCGGATACACGATGAATGTAACGGTTCGGATGTGTTCGGTTCCGATATTTGCACTTGTCGTCCTTATTTGGTACACGGAATTGAAGTTTGCATCCAAACAGCACAGTCAGGCGGTGCGGGTGTAATTGTTTATTTCCGGAAAGAAGGTCGCGCTTTGGGCGAAGTTACTAAGTTTTTGGTTTATAATGCTCGCAAACGTCAGGAAGGAGGCGATCGCGCTGATGCCTATTTCGCTCGTACCGAATGTGTGGCGGGTGTTCAAGATATGCGCTTTCAAGAACTAATGCCGGATGTGTTGCATTGGTTGGGAATTACGAGGATCGATCGCTTGGTTTCGATGAGCGATATGAAGTATAACGCGATTGTCAATTCTGGTATTCAAATAGTCGAAAGAATTGCGATTCCTGAAGATCGAATTCCCGATGATGCCAAAGTGGAAATCGCCGCTAAACAAGCAGCAGGTTACTTCACACCGGGAGAAGTTCCAGATGCGATCGCGTTGGCGGGAATTAAGGGTCGCGGTTTGGAAGAGTAGAAATAAATAACCGCAGATATCCGATTTCTTCAAGAAATCGGATATCTGGGCGGGTGGTCATTAAGTTTGCTATTGAAAAATTATGAAAGAAGAAGAAATTATTGCCTATTTGAGAACTCCAACGGCGATTCGAGAAAGGTGCGATCGCATCTTTAAATTAGCGTGTGAGAATAAGCTGAATTACTTTCGCGTAGATTTAACAAAATTGGATAAGTGCGCCGACTATGTTATAGAAGTGATGCGCGAAGATTATCCCAACCTGGAAATACCTTTTCACAGTCGCTGGCGACATTTCGAGGTGGGTAAGGTTTCGCGCCTCACCGAACTCGATCGCACTTTGACCGAACTCTCACCCCTAGAAAAAGCTAAAGTAAAATTCGATCTAGCAATTATCAGTGTTTTGCTGGATGCCGGTGCGGGTGCAAGTTGGCAATATCGGGAACAACAAACCGGACAGGTGTTTCGTCGTTCGGAAGGATTGGCAATAGCGAGTTTTCGGATGTTTTGTCAAGGCGTTTTTTCCAGTAACCCAGATTTACCTTGGCAAGCTGATGCGAAAAAACTGCAAGATTTGACCGCAGAAGCGCTAAAAGAAGGATTTCAGGTAAGCGCCGAGAATCCTTTGGTAGGTGTAGAGGGCAGGTTAGAATTATTACAGTGTTTGGGACAGGTGCTAACTCAAAATGTAACAGTTTTTGGTACAGACAATCCGCGTCCGGGAAATATGGTAGATTACCTGCTGGATAAAAAGAACGATCGACTGGCGGCAAGTAAGGTATTGAGTGCAGTTTTAGAGGGATTGGGGGAAATTTGGCCGGGGAGATTGGCCATCGCAGGTGTCAACTTAGGCGATATGTGGATACATCCATCTTTGGGAGGAGATCGGGAGAGCGATCGCTACGTGCCATTTCACAAACTTTCCCAGTGGTTAACTTATTCTCTCCTCGAACCGCTCCAGGAAATCGGGTTAGAAATTACCGGACTGGACGAGCTGACCGGTTTGCCAGAATATCGCAACGGCGGTTTGTGCTTGGATAAGGGACTCCTTGAGTTAAAACAGCCAGATGTGTGGCGCGAACCTTATCCAGTCGGATCTGAGATAATTGTAGAATGGCGAGCGTTAACCGTCGCTTTGCTCGATCGGATTGCCGCCGCCATCAGACAAAAGCTAAATATGAGCGCTGCTGAATTACCGCTAGTGAAAGTATTACAAGGAGGAACCTG
This window harbors:
- a CDS encoding URC4/urg3 family protein — protein: MKEEEIIAYLRTPTAIRERCDRIFKLACENKLNYFRVDLTKLDKCADYVIEVMREDYPNLEIPFHSRWRHFEVGKVSRLTELDRTLTELSPLEKAKVKFDLAIISVLLDAGAGASWQYREQQTGQVFRRSEGLAIASFRMFCQGVFSSNPDLPWQADAKKLQDLTAEALKEGFQVSAENPLVGVEGRLELLQCLGQVLTQNVTVFGTDNPRPGNMVDYLLDKKNDRLAASKVLSAVLEGLGEIWPGRLAIAGVNLGDMWIHPSLGGDRESDRYVPFHKLSQWLTYSLLEPLQEIGLEITGLDELTGLPEYRNGGLCLDKGLLELKQPDVWREPYPVGSEIIVEWRALTVALLDRIAAAIRQKLNMSAAELPLVKVLQGGTWSAGRKIASLLREGGVPPIQIQSDGTVF